The Claveliimonas bilis genome window below encodes:
- a CDS encoding DUF4392 domain-containing protein, translating to MGAAAQVKSETIEDVVLRHSKRGMTVLRSYMSRDYCRQAARRILELEKGTILLTTGFYVAGHAETDGPLGTVVLAKALEKQGFYPVIITDEFCRGFFEAADLEVCYVDVEDGAEKYEALLEKFAPTALISIERCGRNVKNDYANMRGVSIKEYTARTDWLFIQARKQGIPTFGVGDGGNEIGMGNLKEVISGKLELVPCKVKVDTLVIATVSNWGAYAIAAYIQKMTGTKVLPGFSEIKEYLSLIVNMGSVDGVTKEQTLSVDGFSLDVEKEILDGLKTLAAV from the coding sequence TTGGGAGCGGCAGCGCAGGTAAAAAGTGAAACAATCGAAGATGTAGTACTTCGCCATTCGAAACGGGGAATGACGGTGCTACGCAGCTACATGTCCAGGGATTACTGCAGACAGGCTGCAAGAAGGATTCTGGAGTTGGAAAAAGGGACGATCCTTTTAACGACCGGATTTTATGTAGCGGGACATGCGGAAACAGATGGACCTCTTGGGACGGTTGTATTGGCAAAAGCATTGGAAAAACAGGGTTTTTATCCGGTTATTATCACAGATGAATTTTGCCGGGGATTTTTTGAAGCGGCAGATCTGGAAGTATGTTATGTCGATGTAGAGGATGGAGCAGAAAAGTATGAGGCGTTGTTGGAGAAATTTGCACCGACAGCACTGATTTCCATTGAGCGCTGCGGCCGAAATGTAAAGAATGATTATGCCAACATGCGCGGAGTCAGCATTAAAGAATATACAGCCCGGACAGACTGGCTGTTTATTCAGGCAAGAAAGCAGGGAATCCCGACATTTGGAGTGGGCGACGGCGGAAATGAGATTGGCATGGGCAATTTAAAAGAGGTTATTTCCGGTAAACTGGAACTTGTTCCCTGTAAAGTGAAGGTAGACACTCTGGTCATTGCGACGGTTTCCAACTGGGGTGCATATGCAATCGCAGCCTATATTCAGAAAATGACCGGAACAAAAGTTTTACCCGGGTTTTCCGAAATCAAAGAGTATCTCTCCCTGATCGTAAATATGGGAAGCGTGGACGGCGTGACAAAGGAACAGACGCTGAGTGTGGATGGTTTTTCACTCGATGTGGAAAAAGAAATCCTGGATGGATTGAAAACGCTGGCTGCAGTGTAG
- a CDS encoding LamB/YcsF family protein translates to MYFVDLNCDLGESFGNYKCGMDEEVIPFISSANIACGFHASDPLVMMKTVALAKENQVSVGAHPGYPDLVGFGRRNLSASPAEVKAMVQYQVGALQAIAKAQGMSVRHVKPHGAMYNMAGKDAKLAEAICEGIYEVDPGLILLGLSGSEMLKAAEKTGLRSAKEVFADRAYEEDGSLVARSRPGAMITNEEEAIERVVRMIKEGKVTAITGKDIEVQADSICVHGDGEKALAFVEKIRKTLVQEGIEIVPLEKIVGQRQAHSF, encoded by the coding sequence ATGTATTTTGTAGATTTAAACTGTGACCTTGGAGAAAGTTTCGGAAATTATAAGTGCGGGATGGATGAGGAAGTGATCCCCTTTATTTCATCTGCGAATATAGCCTGCGGTTTTCATGCATCAGATCCGCTTGTTATGATGAAGACAGTAGCGCTGGCAAAGGAAAATCAGGTATCTGTGGGAGCGCATCCAGGTTATCCTGATCTGGTTGGGTTTGGAAGAAGAAATCTTTCAGCTTCTCCTGCAGAAGTAAAAGCGATGGTGCAGTATCAGGTAGGAGCGCTTCAGGCTATTGCAAAGGCACAGGGAATGTCGGTGCGGCATGTAAAGCCTCATGGGGCTATGTACAACATGGCAGGGAAGGATGCAAAACTGGCAGAAGCTATTTGCGAGGGGATTTATGAAGTAGATCCCGGGCTTATCCTTCTGGGACTGTCCGGCAGTGAAATGTTGAAGGCGGCTGAAAAGACCGGGCTTCGGTCAGCGAAAGAGGTTTTTGCAGACCGGGCTTACGAAGAAGACGGTTCACTGGTGGCAAGAAGCAGGCCGGGCGCAATGATCACAAATGAGGAAGAAGCAATTGAAAGAGTTGTCCGTATGATAAAAGAAGGAAAAGTAACGGCCATTACAGGAAAAGACATCGAAGTGCAGGCGGATTCCATCTGTGTCCACGGCGATGGGGAAAAGGCATTGGCTTTTGTGGAAAAGATCAGGAAAACCCTGGTGCAGGAGGGAATAGAGATCGTTCCTCTTGAAAAAATCGTAGGCCAGAGACAGGCGCATTCATTTTAA
- a CDS encoding TrpB-like pyridoxal phosphate-dependent enzyme, with translation MEKKIPYKIYLEESEMPKEWYNVRADMTNKPAPLLNPGTLKPMTAEELGTVFCEELVKQELDNDNRYIPIPQKIQDFYKMYRPAPLVRAYCLEEKLQTPAKIYYKFEGNNTSGSHKLNSAIAQAFYAKDQGLKGVTTETGAGQWGTALSMACSYLDLDCKVFMVKCSYEQKPFRREVMRTYGASVTPSPSETTEIGRKILSEHPGTSGSLGCAISEAVEVATHTDGYRYVLGSVLNQVLLHQSIIGMETKIAMDKYGIKPDIIIGCAGGGSNLGGLISPFMGEKLRGEADYQFIAVEPASCPSLTRGVYAYDFCDTGMVCPLAKMYTLGSGFIPSPNHAGGLRYHGMSSILSQLYHDGYMEARSVEQTSIFAAAEQFARVEGILPAPESSHAIRVAIDEAMKCKETGEEKTILFGLTGTGYFDMVAYEKYHNGQMSDYIPTDADLQIGFDGIPKFPGNEIK, from the coding sequence ATGGAAAAGAAAATCCCTTACAAAATTTATCTGGAAGAAAGCGAAATGCCAAAAGAATGGTACAACGTCAGAGCTGATATGACAAACAAACCGGCTCCCCTTTTAAATCCCGGGACTTTAAAACCAATGACTGCCGAAGAACTGGGCACTGTATTTTGTGAGGAACTGGTAAAACAGGAACTGGACAATGACAACCGCTATATTCCTATTCCGCAGAAAATTCAGGATTTTTATAAAATGTACCGTCCCGCTCCCCTGGTAAGAGCTTATTGCCTGGAAGAAAAACTCCAGACTCCCGCAAAAATCTACTACAAATTTGAGGGCAATAATACAAGCGGAAGCCACAAGTTAAATTCTGCCATCGCCCAGGCATTTTATGCCAAAGACCAGGGACTGAAAGGCGTGACAACAGAAACCGGCGCCGGGCAGTGGGGAACCGCTCTTTCCATGGCATGTTCCTACCTGGATCTGGACTGCAAGGTATTTATGGTTAAATGTTCCTATGAGCAGAAACCGTTCCGCCGGGAAGTCATGCGGACCTACGGCGCGTCCGTCACTCCCTCCCCTTCGGAAACAACAGAAATCGGACGCAAAATCCTCTCTGAACATCCAGGCACATCCGGAAGCCTTGGCTGTGCCATTTCTGAGGCAGTAGAGGTTGCTACACATACAGACGGATACCGCTATGTCCTGGGAAGCGTGCTGAATCAGGTACTGCTCCACCAGTCCATCATTGGAATGGAGACCAAGATCGCCATGGATAAATACGGCATTAAACCAGACATCATTATCGGGTGCGCCGGCGGCGGTTCCAACTTGGGCGGATTGATTTCACCATTTATGGGAGAAAAGCTGCGGGGCGAAGCGGATTACCAGTTTATCGCAGTAGAACCGGCCTCTTGCCCCAGCCTCACAAGAGGCGTATACGCATACGATTTCTGCGATACCGGAATGGTTTGTCCTCTTGCAAAAATGTACACTCTCGGAAGCGGATTCATTCCTTCTCCCAATCACGCCGGCGGCCTTCGCTATCACGGCATGAGCTCTATTTTGTCACAGCTTTACCATGACGGCTACATGGAAGCCCGCTCTGTAGAGCAGACCTCTATCTTCGCCGCTGCCGAACAGTTCGCACGGGTAGAAGGAATCCTTCCTGCACCTGAAAGCAGTCACGCTATCCGCGTTGCCATTGATGAGGCAATGAAATGTAAAGAAACCGGAGAAGAAAAAACCATTCTCTTCGGGCTTACAGGTACCGGATATTTTGATATGGTTGCATATGAAAAATACCACAACGGGCAGATGAGCGACTACATTCCGACCGACGCTGACCTTCAAATCGGATTCGACGGGATTCCGAAATTCCCGGGAAATGAGATCAAATAG